The genomic interval ATCGAAACTTCGGCCATACGACCGAAGGATGTCAGGCGTTGAAGGACAAAATCGAAGAGCTCATTCAGGCTGGTCATTTGAGACAGTTCGTTAAGAGGGCAAGAAATTCAAGATCCCCACCACGGAGTACCGACCGTACTTCTCGTGGTGCCGACCGGTCTTACCGTAACGATTATAAACGCCGAACCGACCATAACCAGGCTTCGCGGAAACGCAGTGAAAGCCCCGTTCAGCGTACACGCGCCCGCAGCATAAGTCCCAACCGAAACACCCGCCCTCGCCAACGAGTCCGcgaagtcatcaacatgattgCTGGACCCGTTAATTTGGGCGAACCGAACCACGAAGTTAATTATATAGCTGGAGGCTTTGCCGGTGGCGGGTGCTCAAATTCCGCCCGAAAGAAACATCTCCGAGACATCCAGTCCGCTCATGCTACCACAAGGAGGCGTCCACACATACCTCCGATCACCTTCACTGACGACGACTTTACAGCTATAGATCCAGCCCAGGACGACCCTATGGTAATCACTGTCGAAATTGACAAGTTCGCAATTGCCAAGACCTTGGTCGACCAAGGTAGCTCAGTCGACATATTATACTGGGAAATCTTCAAAAAAATGCGCATTCCAGAATCAGAAATTCAACCCTATAACGAACAAATTGTAGGGTTCTCCGGTGAACGGGTCGACACTAAGGGGTATATAGACTTGTATACAACCTTCGGTGAGGAAGATGGTCTCCACAAAACAATAAACGTACGATATCTGTTGGTTAACGCCCAGACTTCTTACAACATCCTGCTCGGCCGGCCGTCTATCAACAGATTAAAAGCCATTGTCTCCACCCCacacttagccatgaaattcccttcGGCCACTAACGACATTGCAACCATCCATGTCGATCAAAAAACCGCTAGGGAATGCTATGTAGCAAGTTTGAAAAGTGAGCCAACTCGACGACTCTATACAACCAATACGGACGACCGAGTCCCGCAAAAACGAGGACGTTCCCCCACACGGCGTTCCGGACGATACATGTCCCGTCGTCAAATGATAGCCCTTGTTGACCTCGACCCTCGCATGGACGATTCCCGTATGGAAGCAGGAGAAGACTTGCATCCATTCCCGCTTCGCGATGATCGCCACACTACGCACATCGGTACTTCGCTGAAACCGGACGACCGAATTGCCATCGGGACGACACTTGTTAAAAATTCCGATCTTTTCGCCTGGACGGCCGCTGATATGCCTGGCGTAGACCCACGGGTTATCACTCACCGATTATCACTGTATAGAGAAGCTAAGCCAATagctcaaaagaaaagacatctAGGCGAGGAACGACGTCAAGCCGCACGTGAGGAAGCCGACAAATTGTTACAGGCTGGATTCATTCGGAAGGCCCATTACACcacatggctagccaacgtggttatggtgaagaaagcgaacggaaaatggcgtatgtgtgTTGACTACACAGACCTcaata from Phaseolus vulgaris cultivar G19833 chromosome 1, P. vulgaris v2.0, whole genome shotgun sequence carries:
- the LOC137815693 gene encoding uncharacterized protein, whose translation is MVATRNNNDAMAEQMTMIQILQAQMEELRQKGMEDHRQHEEDRRRQEEDRRRQEEEIALLREQNARLQQQVDNPEREGQSHMADRTASRIPTSANTNPASRAETVERKSSKRGHPFIDEIITTPLPDKWRGLAIKLYDGSTDPDEHLNVYKTQMTLYTTDNNVWCKVFPTSLQGEPLTWFTELSPNSIDDFDVLAVKFSTQYATSRPHHMSSMSLLAVQQAKGESLRTILDRFNKACMHIRGLKQEVALHHLVSAIRPSRFTESLIKKPPQDMEDLRTRATKFMQIEEHIDYHQRFKTVGSGVLKDQTPNKEREVETERTARITPRSDRSRGGRMPRFKSYTPLTVPRGRALDEALQTDLIPILKQYQTPPNADTAKHCQYHRNFGHTTEGCQALKDKIEELIQAGHLRQFVKRARNSRSPPRSTDRTSRGADRSYRNDYKRRTDHNQASRKRSESPVQRTRARSISPNRNTRPRQRVREVINMIAGPVNLGEPNHEVNYIAGGFAGGGCSNSARKKHLRDIQSAHATTRRRPHIPPITFTDDDFTAIDPAQDDPMVITVEIDKFAIAKTLVDQGSSVDILYWEIFKKMRIPESEIQPYNEQIVGFSGERVDTKGYIDLYTTFGEEDGLHKTINVRYLLVNAQTSYNILLGRPSINRLKAIVSTPHLAMKFPSATNDIATIHVDQKTARECYVASLKSEPTRRLYTTNTDDRVPQKRGRSPTRRSGRYMSRRQMIALVDLDPRMDDSRMEAGEDLHPFPLRDDRHTTHIGTSLKPDDRIAIGTTLVKNSDLFAWTAADMPGVDPRVITHRLSLYREAKPIAQKKRHLGEERRQAAREEADKLLQAGFIRKAHYTTWLANVVMVKKANGKWRMCVDYTDLNKACPKDSYPLPTIDRLVDGAAGHHILSFLDAYSGYNQIQMHPADRKKTAFMTDSVFTKLFELLRGVNVTEIPNM